The proteins below are encoded in one region of Phyllopteryx taeniolatus isolate TA_2022b chromosome 11, UOR_Ptae_1.2, whole genome shotgun sequence:
- the tmem72 gene encoding transmembrane protein 72 produces the protein MDNSESGWWIIVEIACRILGISTATVLCAVGVETLQQGDFNSLGIYLLVSSVGIMIFELAYFLDALLLMCLPCPPDCQLFTLWEKMAQVGGFHKFLYYSIMSVVCFLHPVLVWHAIIPGTMLLVTALFNFILSKKTKTESSKRPQESYSSQGPTTGYVTEGVASDNTLSFLHMVTGKRVALATRDECNGLAEMGGDSFRAMLELEHTPKDRKSKDRRPTWMRGQKEVVEREMEEMIEFGDSEPENTSDTVPMIT, from the exons ATGGACAACTCAGAGAGCGGTTGGTGGATTATAGTTGAGATTGCATGCAGGATTCTTGGCATTTCTACAGCCACAG tgttgtGTGCTGTAGGAGTGGAGACCCTACAACAGGGAGACTTCAACAGCCTTGGCATCTACCTGCT AGTGTCCTCTGTTGGCATCATGATATTTGAGTTGGCCTATTTCCTGGATGCACTTTTGCTCATGTGCCTGCC CTGTCCTCCAGACTGTCAGCTCTTTACATTATGGGAGAAGATGGCTCAGGTTGGAGGCTTTCATAAGTTCCTCTATTATTCCATAATGTCTGTGGTTTGTTTCCTGCATCCTGTGTTGGTGTGGCATGCAATTATTCCAG GGACAATGCTTCTAGTGACTGCCTTGTTCAACTTCATACTCAGCAAGAAAACAAAGACCGAATCATCTAAAAGACCGCAGGAGAGTTACAGCAGCCAAGGCCCCACCACGGGGTATGTGACAGAGGGGGTCGCCTCGGACAACACGCTCTCCTTCCTCCACATGGTGACGGGAAAAAGAGTTGCCCTAGCAACCAGGGATGAGTGCAACGGCCTGGCCGAGATGGGGGGAGACAGCTTTCGGGCCATGCTGGAGCTGGAGCACACACCAAAAGATAGGAAGAGCAAGGATAGGAGACCCACGTGGATGAGAGGTCAGAAGGAGGTGGTGGAGAGAGAGATGGAGGAAATGATTGAGTTTGGGGATTCAGAGCCAGAAAATACCTCAGACACTGTACCTATGATCACTTGA